The following proteins come from a genomic window of Gottfriedia acidiceleris:
- a CDS encoding CdaR family protein, translating into MDNFMDNRWILRGIALLVTLLLFMSVNLVPQSSTSGLGDIPFVNNKELVRDVPVTPIYDQRNLIVTGIPKNVSVQLDGPNSIVKTAEMKKDFEVYLDLTSYALGTYEVPLKIRNISDKIKATIKPRTVRVTINEKIEKAVSVKVVYLNEKKIKHGYKAENAIVKPGLVSIVGSRDEVSQVAYASVGVDVTDANQTFSQVLPVRLYNKKGIQLPFTTSPRKVEVTVPIVSESASFPIKLVQTGTLKEGLKLSSLASKVDAVRIYASKDWLDKFNGPIEVPVDISSFDQSGTYEVNVPTPNGAFRVDSSTINVDVNFDQETEKKFSNIPINLVGENNQFEYKFTKPPLGKVVVTAKGFKEDLDAINPSDLNITAKVNGLDPGTRDVALTITGPKGVIYSLEFDKITIEITDKKSAQTDENENSGDVGQSSN; encoded by the coding sequence TCCACAATCTAGTACATCGGGATTAGGAGACATACCGTTTGTTAATAATAAAGAATTAGTACGAGATGTACCAGTAACTCCTATTTACGATCAGCGCAATCTAATTGTAACTGGAATTCCAAAGAATGTTTCAGTGCAATTAGATGGACCTAATAGCATTGTAAAAACGGCTGAAATGAAGAAGGATTTTGAAGTATATTTGGACCTAACTTCTTATGCTTTAGGTACATATGAAGTTCCTTTAAAAATTAGAAATATTTCAGATAAAATAAAAGCGACTATTAAACCAAGAACTGTTAGAGTAACAATTAATGAAAAAATTGAAAAAGCAGTTTCAGTTAAAGTTGTTTATTTAAATGAAAAAAAGATTAAACATGGCTATAAGGCAGAAAATGCGATTGTTAAACCAGGTTTAGTTTCAATTGTAGGATCAAGAGATGAAGTATCACAAGTGGCATATGCAAGTGTTGGTGTGGATGTTACTGATGCGAATCAAACATTTAGTCAGGTGTTACCTGTTAGATTATACAATAAAAAAGGTATTCAACTTCCGTTCACTACAAGTCCAAGAAAAGTTGAAGTAACTGTTCCTATTGTTTCTGAAAGTGCTAGCTTCCCGATTAAGTTAGTGCAAACAGGAACACTTAAAGAAGGTTTAAAACTAAGTAGTCTTGCTAGTAAAGTTGATGCAGTAAGAATTTATGCGTCTAAAGATTGGTTGGACAAGTTTAACGGACCTATAGAAGTGCCAGTTGACATCTCTTCATTTGATCAAAGTGGTACATATGAAGTTAATGTACCTACTCCAAATGGAGCATTTAGAGTTGACTCAAGTACGATTAATGTAGACGTTAATTTTGATCAAGAAACGGAAAAGAAATTTAGTAATATCCCTATTAATTTAGTGGGTGAAAATAATCAATTTGAATATAAGTTTACTAAGCCTCCATTAGGAAAAGTAGTAGTTACTGCCAAGGGATTTAAGGAAGACTTGGATGCGATTAATCCAAGCGATTTAAATATTACAGCAAAAGTTAATGGGTTAGATCCAGGAACTAGAGATGTAGCGCTTACTATTACCGGCCCAAAAGGAGTTATATATAGTTTAGAGTTTGATAAAATAACGATTGAAATTACTGATAAAAAATCTGCTCAAACTGATGAAAATGAGAATTCAGGCGATGTAGGACAGTCATCGAATTAG